The following proteins are co-located in the Pedobacter sp. FW305-3-2-15-E-R2A2 genome:
- a CDS encoding ABC-F family ATP-binding cassette domain-containing protein, producing the protein MISINDLTFLIGSRALYDEANWHIKPGERIGLIGANGTGKSTLLKIIVGEYGPSSGSISMSKDLKIGYLNQDLLSYDSHHSILHVAMEAFERQNQLHDEIEELLKKIETDYSEEVLNKLSDKQQEFEALDGYSIEYRANEILAGLGFSTADQHRPLNTFSGGWRMRVMLAKILLQTPDILLLDEPTNHMDLPSIKWLETYLLSFEGAIVIVSHDRYFLDKVVNRIVESRKGKLTPYAGNYTFYLEEKSLRGEIQKGEFKNQQAKIKQEERLIERFRAKASKAKMAQSRMKALDKMERVEDVDDDNPTVNFQFKFSKPSGRHVIRVEEAYKSYPNVDILENAEGLIEKGDKIALIGANGKGKSTLLRIIAGAEAFDGKCETGHNVTTTFFAQHQLESLHLDNTILEELQAFAPKHTDTELRGILGCFLFTGDDVFKKIRVLSGGEKSRVALAKSLTTDSNFLILDEPTNHLDIQSVNILIQALTQYEGTFIAVSHDRYFLDNVANKIWFIEDKDIKEYPGTYAEYEEWNSKRAPAAPSSVPVRPDKEVKPKAVVTEKPAPSNQQQLKKLNEQLKKIEAEIADFEQNVKSIEAEIADEAVYSNTAKLAEANKNYISAKHQLDNAQNKWEELASDIMEMEG; encoded by the coding sequence ATGATTTCAATAAACGACTTAACATTCCTGATAGGCTCCAGAGCTTTATACGACGAGGCAAACTGGCACATTAAACCAGGCGAAAGAATTGGATTAATCGGAGCCAACGGAACCGGTAAATCAACACTTCTAAAAATAATAGTTGGAGAGTATGGCCCCTCTTCAGGCAGTATTTCCATGTCGAAAGACCTGAAAATAGGCTACCTGAATCAGGATTTACTTTCTTACGACTCCCACCATAGCATTTTACACGTAGCGATGGAGGCCTTTGAGCGCCAAAATCAACTTCATGATGAAATTGAAGAACTCTTAAAAAAGATTGAAACAGATTATTCTGAAGAAGTTTTAAACAAACTAAGCGATAAACAACAGGAGTTTGAAGCCCTGGATGGATACAGCATAGAATACAGAGCGAATGAGATCCTTGCAGGTCTTGGTTTCAGTACCGCAGATCAGCACAGGCCATTGAATACTTTCTCCGGAGGATGGAGGATGAGGGTGATGCTTGCAAAGATTCTTTTGCAAACGCCGGATATCCTTTTACTCGATGAGCCTACCAACCACATGGATTTACCCTCCATCAAATGGCTGGAAACTTATTTATTGAGCTTTGAAGGTGCGATTGTGATTGTTTCTCACGATAGGTATTTCTTAGACAAAGTGGTCAACCGTATTGTAGAATCCCGCAAAGGAAAACTAACACCTTATGCAGGAAATTACACCTTCTATCTGGAAGAGAAATCCCTTCGCGGAGAGATCCAAAAGGGAGAATTCAAAAACCAGCAGGCAAAGATCAAACAGGAAGAACGGTTGATCGAACGTTTCCGTGCCAAAGCTTCAAAAGCGAAAATGGCACAATCAAGGATGAAAGCCCTGGATAAAATGGAGCGTGTGGAAGATGTTGATGACGACAATCCAACGGTAAACTTCCAGTTCAAATTCTCTAAACCATCCGGCCGTCACGTGATCCGCGTAGAGGAAGCTTATAAAAGCTATCCGAATGTAGATATCCTTGAAAACGCCGAAGGTTTAATTGAAAAAGGAGATAAAATCGCGCTCATCGGTGCCAATGGTAAAGGTAAATCGACACTGTTGCGGATCATCGCAGGTGCGGAAGCCTTTGACGGTAAATGTGAAACCGGTCATAATGTAACCACCACCTTCTTTGCGCAGCATCAGCTGGAGTCCTTACACCTGGACAACACGATTTTAGAAGAGCTTCAGGCATTTGCGCCTAAGCATACCGATACGGAATTGCGTGGCATCCTGGGTTGTTTCCTTTTCACCGGCGACGATGTTTTCAAAAAGATCCGCGTCCTGTCCGGAGGAGAGAAATCAAGGGTAGCACTGGCAAAATCATTGACTACAGATTCGAACTTCCTGATTCTGGATGAGCCTACGAATCACCTGGACATCCAATCGGTCAACATTCTGATTCAGGCATTGACACAGTATGAAGGAACGTTCATCGCGGTATCCCACGATAGGTATTTCCTGGATAATGTGGCCAATAAGATCTGGTTCATCGAAGATAAAGACATCAAAGAATATCCGGGTACCTATGCAGAATATGAAGAATGGAACAGCAAAAGAGCACCTGCTGCACCTTCCAGTGTTCCGGTAAGACCTGATAAAGAGGTTAAACCAAAAGCAGTAGTTACAGAAAAACCAGCACCGAGCAATCAGCAGCAATTAAAAAAGCTGAATGAGCAATTGAAAAAGATTGAAGCAGAGATTGCTGATTTTGAGCAGAATGTAAAAAGCATCGAGGCAGAAATTGCAGATGAGGCCGTATATTCAAATACCGCTAAGTTAGCAGAAGCCAACAAAAACTATATCAGTGCCAAGCACCAGCTGGATAATGCCCAGAACAAATGGGAAGAGCTGGCATCAGACATTATGGAAATGGAAGGATAA
- a CDS encoding DUF5103 domain-containing protein, whose translation MIKSGGFFFLLLLSIQIAVAQDRQFVYDNKVYLPEIRTVQCYNTKKEQSLPVIALNSNEQLYFSFDNLNGGARIYSYTIEQCTSDWKPSRLSPLDYLEGLSEDRITEYKYSFSTLQKYTNYSLVLPNSQIKPKISGNYLLKVYEEGNPQQAVLSQRFYVVNNQVTVGINITASQQVSQRQSNQKIDFTISHTTPIQNPSLDLKAVVMQNGIPQTAILNTNPTFIRPGALVYNDLNSNDFSGGNEFRKFDTRSFRYKAENVNEIVREDTAINVTLFTDINGNAAKFTNRFDENGNFFIRNTEGRDPNTDSDYANVQFSLNATPPNSGGEAYVVGRFNNYVLNEASKLSYEPGRRRFYKNIKLKQGLYDYKYVWLDKQSGKTDQSVFEGSFFETENTYQVFVYYRRPGSRWEELIGFSNVNTTKR comes from the coding sequence ATGATAAAATCAGGCGGATTCTTTTTCCTGCTGTTATTAAGTATACAGATTGCTGTGGCTCAGGACCGGCAATTTGTATACGATAATAAAGTGTACCTGCCCGAAATACGGACGGTACAATGTTATAACACCAAGAAAGAGCAATCATTGCCGGTCATTGCCCTGAATTCCAATGAACAGCTTTATTTCTCTTTTGACAATCTGAATGGAGGCGCGAGGATCTATTCCTATACGATAGAGCAATGTACCTCAGACTGGAAACCTTCCCGTCTGTCGCCGCTGGATTATCTGGAAGGCCTTTCTGAAGACCGGATTACGGAGTACAAATATTCTTTCAGCACTTTGCAGAAGTACACCAATTACTCCCTGGTCCTGCCCAACTCTCAGATTAAACCAAAGATCTCCGGCAATTACTTATTGAAAGTATATGAGGAAGGCAATCCTCAGCAGGCCGTGCTTTCCCAGCGCTTTTATGTGGTCAACAACCAGGTTACCGTTGGAATTAACATTACGGCAAGTCAGCAGGTTTCCCAACGTCAAAGCAATCAGAAAATTGATTTTACGATTTCCCATACCACACCAATCCAGAATCCATCTCTTGATTTAAAAGCAGTGGTGATGCAGAATGGCATTCCTCAAACCGCCATTTTAAATACCAATCCCACCTTTATCAGACCTGGTGCGCTCGTTTATAACGACCTGAACAGCAATGATTTTTCAGGAGGAAACGAATTCCGGAAATTTGATACCCGTAGCTTTCGCTATAAGGCAGAGAACGTAAACGAAATCGTCAGGGAAGATACTGCCATCAACGTCACCTTATTTACCGATATCAACGGCAATGCTGCAAAATTCACCAACAGGTTTGATGAGAACGGCAATTTCTTTATCAGGAACACTGAAGGTCGGGATCCAAATACGGATAGCGACTATGCGAACGTTCAGTTTAGCTTAAATGCTACGCCTCCAAATAGCGGAGGAGAGGCTTATGTAGTTGGCCGTTTTAACAATTACGTGCTAAACGAGGCCAGCAAGCTGAGTTATGAACCTGGCCGTCGTCGTTTTTACAAGAACATCAAGTTAAAGCAAGGCTTATACGATTATAAATATGTATGGCTGGATAAACAAAGCGGAAAGACAGACCAGTCTGTTTTTGAAGGTTCTTTCTTTGAGACAGAAAACACTTATCAGGTGTTCGTTTATTACCGCAGACCAGGTTCCCGTTGGGAGGAACTCATCGGTTTTTCGAATGTGAATACCACAAAACGATAA